One genomic region from Trueperaceae bacterium encodes:
- a CDS encoding aminopeptidase, producing the protein MIHAILERHADLLVTYCTSIVPGDQVFVQVDVAALDLARAVTRRVLSAGGEPHLRLVYPEQTADLLELADDELLASEPATLLAEMERMDAYIRVNAPTNAFELEGVDPSRQAALGKRLRTVTNRRTRHTRWVGTLYPTPAAAQAAGMSSEAYERFVFGSMFLDDPDPAARWRELGAAQQRLADRLALGREVHITGPGTDLRLDVTGRTWANSDGKRNMPSGEVFTGPIESSAEGVITFEIPSSVSGTIVEGVTLRFAGGKVVSASARRGQELLDARLAADAGARYLGELGIGTNPHITVPTLQTLFDEKILGTVHLALGSSYPETGGKNESSIHWDLICDLRGGGGVTLDGEPFLRDGELVG; encoded by the coding sequence ATGATCCATGCCATCCTGGAACGCCACGCAGACCTGCTCGTGACCTACTGCACGAGCATCGTCCCGGGTGATCAGGTGTTCGTGCAGGTCGATGTCGCAGCGCTCGACCTCGCGCGCGCCGTCACGCGCCGCGTCCTGAGCGCCGGCGGCGAGCCGCACTTGCGCCTCGTCTACCCGGAGCAGACCGCCGACCTGCTCGAGTTGGCCGACGACGAGCTCCTCGCCTCCGAGCCGGCCACCCTCCTGGCGGAGATGGAGCGCATGGACGCCTACATCCGCGTGAACGCCCCAACGAACGCGTTCGAGCTCGAGGGGGTCGACCCGTCGAGGCAGGCGGCGCTCGGGAAGCGGCTGCGGACGGTGACCAACCGTAGGACGCGTCACACGCGCTGGGTCGGCACCTTGTACCCGACGCCGGCGGCGGCCCAGGCCGCCGGCATGAGCAGCGAGGCCTACGAGCGCTTCGTGTTCGGGTCCATGTTCTTGGACGACCCGGACCCGGCCGCGCGCTGGCGCGAGCTCGGGGCGGCGCAGCAGCGCTTGGCCGACCGCCTGGCGCTCGGCCGCGAGGTGCACATCACGGGCCCGGGCACCGACCTACGCCTGGACGTGACGGGCCGCACATGGGCCAACTCGGACGGGAAGCGCAACATGCCCTCCGGCGAGGTCTTCACGGGCCCGATCGAGTCGTCGGCCGAGGGCGTCATAACGTTCGAGATCCCGTCGAGCGTGTCCGGCACGATCGTCGAGGGCGTCACCCTGCGCTTCGCGGGCGGCAAGGTCGTCTCCGCGAGCGCGCGGCGCGGCCAGGAGCTGCTCGACGCGCGCCTGGCAGCGGACGCCGGCGCGCGCTACCTGGGCGAGCTCGGCATCGGCACGAACCCGCACATCACGGTGCCCACGCTGCAGACGTTGTTCGACGAGAAGATCCTCGGGACCGTCCACCTCGCGCTCGGCTCCTCCTACCCGGAGACGGGTGGCAAGAACGAGAGCAGCATCCACTGGGACCTCATCTGCGACCTGCGGGGCGGAGGCGGCGTCACGCTCGACGGCGAGCCCTTCCTGCGAGACGGCGAGCTCGTCGGCTGA
- a CDS encoding pseudouridine synthase, producing the protein MQRLIARTGIASRRGAEDLIRRGRVRINGRVAQLGDRAERGDDVRVDGKQVGEPQEHVTYVLNKPAGYVTTARDERGRATVFDLLPPTPGLHSVGRLDRDSEGLLLLTTDGDLTLRLTHPRYELEKEYRVWTKEGRLDGVTLKKLLVGIELEDGVAAARSVRPAPGGAVVVLTEGRKREVRRLFKALGYPVERLVRVRVGTVKLGDLASGAFRELGEKELRSLGYVPAERDA; encoded by the coding sequence GTGCAGCGCCTGATCGCCAGGACCGGCATCGCCAGCCGACGCGGGGCCGAGGACCTGATCAGGCGGGGGCGCGTGCGCATCAACGGGCGCGTGGCCCAACTCGGCGACCGCGCCGAGCGCGGCGACGACGTGCGCGTGGACGGCAAGCAGGTCGGCGAGCCTCAGGAGCACGTCACGTACGTTCTCAACAAGCCGGCCGGTTACGTCACGACCGCGCGTGACGAGCGGGGCCGCGCCACGGTCTTCGACCTCCTCCCCCCGACCCCAGGGCTGCACTCCGTCGGCCGCCTCGACCGCGACTCCGAGGGGCTGCTGCTCCTGACGACGGACGGCGACCTCACGCTCCGCCTAACCCACCCGCGCTACGAGCTGGAGAAGGAGTACCGGGTGTGGACCAAGGAGGGCCGCCTCGACGGCGTCACGCTCAAGAAGCTCCTGGTCGGCATCGAGCTGGAGGACGGCGTCGCGGCTGCCCGCAGCGTACGCCCCGCGCCGGGCGGGGCCGTCGTGGTCCTCACGGAGGGGCGCAAGCGCGAGGTGCGGCGCCTCTTCAAGGCCCTCGGCTACCCGGTCGAGCGGCTCGTCAGGGTGCGCGTCGGGACCGTGAAGCTCGGCGACCTCGCCTCCGGGGCGTTCCGCGAGCTCGGCGAGAAGGAGCTGCGCTCCCTCGGCTACGTGCCGGCCGAGCGCGACGCCTGA
- the hpt gene encoding hypoxanthine phosphoribosyltransferase: protein MSESIFHLGTGPVHVSAEQIAERVKELGAQIAADHPTGELHLICVLNGAFMFMADLVRAIDRPLTVDFLSVSSYGSRTESSGEVRLVKDLDQSLKDRQVVLVEDIVDTGLTMQYLLAYLKGRSPRSVKVATLLSKPSRRKVEVPVDYVGFTIPDAYVYGYGLDVDHRLRNLPFVTSQAT from the coding sequence GTGAGCGAGAGCATCTTCCATCTGGGGACGGGTCCCGTGCACGTGAGCGCCGAGCAGATCGCCGAGCGCGTCAAGGAGCTCGGCGCGCAGATCGCCGCGGACCATCCGACCGGCGAGCTGCACCTCATCTGCGTCCTGAACGGCGCTTTCATGTTCATGGCCGACCTGGTGCGCGCCATCGACCGGCCCCTGACCGTCGACTTCCTGAGCGTGTCCTCCTACGGCTCGCGCACGGAGTCGAGCGGCGAGGTGCGCCTCGTGAAGGACCTCGACCAGAGCCTCAAGGACCGCCAGGTCGTGCTGGTCGAGGACATCGTCGACACGGGGCTGACCATGCAGTACCTCCTCGCGTACCTCAAGGGCCGGTCGCCGAGGTCGGTGAAGGTCGCCACCCTGCTCAGCAAGCCTTCGAGGCGCAAGGTCGAGGTGCCCGTCGACTACGTCGGCTTCACGATCCCCGACGCCTACGTGTACGGTTACGGCCTCGACGTCGACCACCGCCTGCGCAACCTCCCGTTCGTCACGAGTCAGGCGACCTGA
- a CDS encoding M23 family metallopeptidase, which produces MLRYRRRAVVLLVVLTAVLLSLTVYAALRDTTPPQLYVEAPARLPVGASLALFASADEPVTLTLEYAGGTLQVVEQETTFDVPAAAGANVAHLVAVDGAGNETTYDALVIGVPALAPVLSVAKGAVSGDPLGIWVRGLPGAAADPLSSATVTDVSLTVAGESVPLRRLEAEDGTAGYRGAVATVMTVDPTTLDVDMSVVDEFGRVVTARRQVVLEPLPVTVEQLQIAPSVLAVVTPEGRDLEAQTIAAAWENARPDPLWTEPFVQPIEGVTSSGFGDARRYAQGGPVSFHYGLDLAAPQGTPIHATNDGVVVVAGPYPIKGGWTAIDHGDGVFSYYFHQSKILVAVGDVVKRGDVIGEVGTTGLSTGPHLHWEMRVRQAASNPLAWVGKTFP; this is translated from the coding sequence ATGCTGCGGTACCGCCGCAGGGCGGTCGTGCTGCTCGTCGTCCTCACGGCCGTGCTCCTGAGCCTCACCGTCTACGCCGCCCTGCGCGACACCACGCCGCCGCAGCTCTACGTCGAGGCGCCGGCGCGCCTCCCCGTCGGCGCCTCGCTCGCGCTCTTCGCCAGCGCCGACGAGCCCGTCACACTGACCCTCGAGTACGCGGGGGGCACCCTCCAGGTCGTCGAGCAGGAGACGACGTTCGACGTCCCCGCGGCCGCCGGCGCCAACGTGGCCCACCTGGTCGCCGTTGACGGCGCCGGGAACGAGACGACGTACGACGCCCTCGTGATAGGCGTGCCGGCCCTCGCGCCGGTGCTCTCCGTGGCAAAGGGGGCGGTGTCCGGCGACCCGCTCGGGATATGGGTCCGCGGACTGCCTGGCGCCGCCGCCGACCCGCTCTCGAGCGCCACCGTCACAGACGTGAGCCTCACCGTGGCGGGTGAGTCCGTGCCCTTGCGCCGGCTGGAAGCGGAGGACGGCACGGCCGGGTACCGCGGCGCGGTAGCGACCGTCATGACCGTCGACCCGACGACGCTGGACGTCGACATGAGCGTCGTCGACGAGTTCGGGCGCGTGGTCACGGCCCGGCGCCAAGTCGTGCTCGAGCCCCTGCCCGTCACGGTCGAGCAGCTCCAGATCGCCCCCTCCGTGCTCGCGGTCGTCACCCCCGAGGGCCGTGACCTCGAGGCCCAGACCATCGCCGCGGCCTGGGAGAACGCCAGGCCCGACCCCTTGTGGACCGAGCCGTTCGTCCAGCCCATCGAAGGCGTGACGTCGAGCGGCTTCGGCGACGCCAGGCGCTACGCGCAGGGCGGCCCCGTGTCGTTCCACTACGGGCTCGACCTGGCCGCGCCCCAGGGCACGCCCATCCACGCCACGAACGACGGCGTCGTGGTCGTGGCCGGCCCGTACCCCATCAAGGGCGGCTGGACGGCCATCGACCACGGCGACGGCGTGTTCAGCTACTACTTCCACCAGTCGAAGATCCTCGTCGCCGTCGGCGACGTCGTGAAGCGCGGCGACGTCATCGGCGAGGTCGGCACGACCGGCCTCTCCACCGGCCCGCACCTCCACTGGGAGATGCGGGTGCGCCAGGCCGCCAGCAACCCGCTCGCCTGGGTAGGCAAGACCTTCCCATGA
- a CDS encoding alpha-amylase family glycosyl hydrolase: MSLRAPAALLGALLGFATASAPMRPQAPAGRLGWDEVVWYEVFVRSFQDSDGDGIGDLRGLVARLPYLSELGVGGLWLMPTYPSPSYHGYDVTDYEAVAPEYGTLDDMRELVAEAHARGLRVILDFVPNHTSRLHPWFLAAMGGDEHYRAYYRFEPDPPPIRGTRGGSAWHATPAGDYYLGLFGPGMPDLDLTNPEATAALYRAADFWLELGVDGFRIDAIQHLVEGEDGQISNTAATYAWVRGFEEHLHAVAPHAFLVGETWTEMPAIARYHRDADLDMSLDYPLWKAVLAALQSRSAADLAATLAQEGDLYPAGAVRGTFLTNHDQTRHSTRLSVPRRDEPRLALAAGLLLTLPGTPFVYYGEELGMPDGPGSGDVEKRTPMRWAPVGADGAFGFTTGSPWTDPGPGLPGVSVAEQVDEPGSLLNRYRRLIAVRNERDALRSGVWNVLRTSSRAVLAVERVGSAETLLVLANLSARAVELEPGELGGYLGTDLVTGAELEAGVAGGPSLPALSLYVLRTR; encoded by the coding sequence ATGAGCCTGCGCGCGCCCGCCGCCTTGCTGGGCGCGCTCCTCGGCTTCGCCACGGCGTCCGCCCCCATGCGCCCACAAGCGCCGGCCGGTCGGCTGGGCTGGGACGAGGTCGTGTGGTACGAGGTCTTCGTCCGCTCGTTCCAGGACTCCGACGGCGACGGGATCGGCGACCTGCGCGGCCTCGTCGCCAGGCTGCCTTACCTGAGCGAGCTCGGTGTCGGCGGGCTGTGGCTCATGCCCACCTACCCGAGCCCGAGCTACCACGGTTACGACGTCACCGACTACGAGGCTGTCGCCCCCGAGTACGGCACGCTGGACGACATGCGCGAGCTGGTGGCCGAGGCGCACGCCAGGGGGCTACGCGTGATCCTCGACTTCGTGCCCAACCACACCTCGCGGCTGCACCCCTGGTTCCTCGCCGCCATGGGCGGCGACGAGCACTACCGCGCCTACTACCGCTTCGAGCCCGACCCGCCGCCCATCCGGGGCACGCGCGGCGGCAGCGCCTGGCACGCCACGCCGGCAGGCGACTACTACCTCGGCCTCTTCGGGCCGGGCATGCCGGACCTGGACCTCACGAACCCGGAGGCGACGGCGGCGTTGTACCGCGCGGCGGACTTCTGGCTCGAGCTCGGCGTCGACGGCTTCCGCATTGACGCCATCCAGCACCTCGTCGAGGGCGAGGACGGGCAGATCTCGAACACGGCTGCGACCTACGCCTGGGTGAGGGGGTTCGAGGAGCACCTGCACGCGGTGGCGCCGCACGCGTTCCTCGTGGGCGAGACGTGGACGGAGATGCCGGCCATCGCGCGCTACCACCGCGACGCCGACCTGGACATGTCGTTAGACTACCCGCTCTGGAAGGCCGTGCTCGCCGCTCTGCAGTCGCGCAGCGCGGCCGACCTCGCCGCCACGCTCGCGCAGGAGGGCGACCTCTACCCGGCCGGCGCCGTGCGCGGCACGTTCCTCACGAACCACGACCAGACGCGCCACTCCACGCGCCTCTCCGTGCCCCGGCGCGACGAGCCCCGGCTGGCGTTGGCGGCCGGGCTCCTCCTCACGCTGCCTGGCACGCCGTTCGTCTACTACGGCGAGGAGCTCGGCATGCCCGACGGCCCGGGCTCGGGCGACGTCGAGAAGCGCACGCCCATGCGCTGGGCGCCGGTGGGCGCCGACGGCGCCTTCGGGTTCACCACGGGGAGCCCTTGGACGGACCCTGGGCCGGGCCTGCCGGGGGTGAGCGTCGCGGAGCAGGTCGACGAGCCGGGCTCGCTCCTGAACCGCTACCGGCGCCTCATCGCCGTGCGCAACGAGCGCGACGCCCTGCGCTCCGGCGTGTGGAACGTGTTGAGGACCTCGTCGCGCGCCGTGCTCGCGGTCGAGAGGGTCGGGTCGGCCGAGACCCTCCTGGTCCTGGCGAACCTCTCGGCGCGCGCCGTCGAGCTGGAACCGGGTGAGCTGGGAGGCTACCTCGGGACGGACCTCGTCACCGGCGCGGAACTCGAGGCTGGGGTCGCCGGTGGACCGTCGCTGCCCGCGCTGAGCCTATACGTCCTGCGTACCCGCTGA
- the trpS gene encoding tryptophan--tRNA ligase, producing MNATTGAAKPRVFSGIQPTSILHLGNYVGALQQWVAQQHERDSVFCVVDLHALTVPEDVDPARLREQTRSVAALYLAVGIEPERNVIFVQSAVREHTELTWLLNCVTPLGWLYRMTQFKSKSEGRESVGAGLLDYPVLMASDILLYDTEFVPVGDDQVQHIELTRDIAQRFNALFGEVFKLPKAQVPTLGARIMGLDEPTVKMSKSIASHRPGHAINLLDDAKTVKKTVMAAVTDSGRELRFEHASPGVRNLLAVYQVLTGKGMQEIEGEFDGAGYGHLKKALVEAVMATLEPIQARYQEYMDDRAGLDALLASGADRAREIAAGTMRRVRAAMGVG from the coding sequence ATGAACGCAACGACCGGCGCGGCCAAGCCGCGTGTCTTCTCAGGCATCCAGCCCACCAGCATCCTCCACCTAGGCAACTACGTGGGGGCCCTGCAGCAGTGGGTCGCACAGCAGCACGAGCGTGACAGCGTCTTCTGCGTCGTCGACCTGCACGCCCTCACCGTGCCTGAGGACGTCGACCCGGCGCGGCTGCGCGAGCAGACGCGCAGCGTCGCCGCGCTCTACCTCGCCGTCGGCATCGAGCCGGAGCGCAACGTCATCTTCGTGCAATCGGCCGTCCGGGAGCACACGGAGCTAACGTGGCTCCTCAACTGCGTCACGCCCCTGGGCTGGCTCTACCGCATGACGCAGTTCAAGTCGAAGTCGGAGGGGCGCGAGAGCGTCGGCGCGGGCCTGCTCGATTACCCCGTGCTCATGGCGTCCGACATCCTGCTCTACGACACGGAGTTCGTCCCCGTCGGCGACGACCAGGTGCAGCACATCGAGCTGACCCGCGACATCGCCCAGCGCTTCAACGCCCTCTTCGGGGAGGTCTTCAAGCTCCCAAAGGCCCAGGTCCCTACCCTCGGGGCCCGCATCATGGGGCTGGACGAGCCGACCGTCAAGATGTCCAAGAGCATCGCTTCCCACCGCCCGGGGCACGCCATCAACCTCCTCGACGACGCCAAGACGGTCAAGAAGACCGTCATGGCCGCCGTGACCGACTCGGGCAGGGAGCTGCGCTTCGAGCACGCCTCGCCCGGCGTGCGCAACCTCCTCGCCGTCTACCAGGTCCTCACGGGGAAGGGCATGCAGGAGATCGAGGGGGAGTTCGACGGAGCGGGTTACGGGCACCTCAAGAAGGCGCTCGTCGAGGCCGTGATGGCCACCCTCGAGCCCATCCAGGCCCGGTACCAGGAGTACATGGACGATCGCGCCGGGCTGGACGCGCTCTTGGCCTCGGGCGCCGACCGGGCGCGGGAGATCGCGGCCGGCACCATGCGGCGCGTGCGGGCCGCGATGGGGGTCGGCTGA